From Manihot esculenta cultivar AM560-2 chromosome 18, M.esculenta_v8, whole genome shotgun sequence:
TTTACTCAATAAAATTTTACGAAATTAAGTGACGTTTTCTGAAAGAatccattaataaaaaaagcaaATCCAGAAAGAGGCATTACCCACcgtatttatgaaaaatttgcTATGAGAAGTCTTATCGTCCCAAACCAGCATCAGAACCCTAACACCTTCTTGCGATTTGTACTTGAGCAAATCCCCCAGATTCAAATTCCCACCGCTTGGCAATGGCTTTGTGGGCTCTCTCACTAATTTGACCTTATGATAAATCGACCAACCCACTACGTACACCATATGATGCGCTTCTAGTATTGCGTGACAAATGTCCTCCCAGCACTGCTCACGCTTAAATAAGTCGCCGTTCTCCAATTCAATATCCGGCAACTTAGAGTCCGCCGCGTGCGCGTCTTGATACAGCGTAACGGACCCGCCGTGGCGGACAGGGAAATAGCAATTCTGAATGCCAGAATCCTTTGGACTTGTGGCGATGCCGCATTGGTACAATGGGTTCTCCTTGCATTGCATGAATTTCATTTCAACGCGTACAGCGCTATCTGCCTTCGGCGGTTTTCCGTAAGGACCGAGTATAGGAAACCAATCGCTAATCATTTCGCCGGTAAGGATCTTCTCGACCGGAACAGTTGCAACTCCTATCAAATCGGCGCCAAATACGTCGTTATTTTTTACGTGAAACTCCACCTGGCTGGCCGGGTGAGCAAGCGGAATTTTGAAACGCTCGTTCCAGAAAGGATTTTGGGTGTTGGGAATGACGCGAGTGCGAGCCACCGTGGCTCCCACAAGGCAAACCGTAACATAAGGGTCGCTAGTAACGATTTTACCTTGGTGTTGTTGACGCTTGATCTTAGTTTCCCGGCATCCATCACAGGTGGCAAAACACCGGCGAAAACGGACAGTCAAAACATCCATGTTGGGCAACCGCCTAGCTTCAATGATCTTCAAATCAAGGTCACCATAGAGATACATACCGGAAGCCGGAGACTCCCCCGCCATCATATGATATGCTAAGGAGCAAGAACTATCAAATGGTATTATGCAAATGTGTAATACGGAATGAAAGATCAAGGATTAGCTGATGGATTAATGTGTGAAAGAAGAAGTTGGCCATCAACGGAGCAACCGGAGAAACGACATCGCATGAAAGGCAAAGAGCCGCCGTTAGAATGTAGAGCTTCGCGGTTGGTTTCTCCGACGAAGCCAACTGCTAAAAGTGCAGGCGGCAAGATCCTGCAAGATAGAAAATTGGCGGATTATGAAACTGCCGGGTGACGAGAGGGTGTTAAGAATTTAACAACAAAGCATTCGACACGTGGATAGGGACTAATGCGGGTCTTTAGCTTAATCAAAAGGATTAAAAGGGAGATTTTGAACGTTGGCAACTGtcgaaaaaatattataaaaaaaaaaaaaacaaataagaaCGTTGGCAACTCAAATTGCAGTTGGAGGACGTGGACGTGGACCTTGACCTCCTCCTCCCGTAACCACGGAGAAATTATCTTGTCTCGTAGCAATAAGTTATTTACTTATATTATctgttatttaaaaatattgaaaatactaattattttttaaattttttaaatttatgttatcatttatattcatttatttcacctagttatttcaatttattttttttataaagacaagtgttgaaattaaaattattaattgagataaaaaattattacatattTTCATTAGAATTTGTTGATTTAATTACAGAATATGATTTACAGTAAGATATAGTAATAAGTTAagagaattatatatatatgtttaaaaGGTTTTTTAATCTACCTATTTTATATCTAAATTCTATAATTATTTATCTTGACACTTATCTAATAACATAGTCCGACCTAATCAGACTAACTTTGGATTAAAATAAATAGCAATTTCGATCCAacaattttgttttttaaagttaattatAGACATTCTAATTTTGATTTCAATTCAATCCAAAtgtaaaagttaaattaaaaaacatacGGATTTGGCCCAGCAATAACTGATAACCACAACAAGGCCAGCCTATTTTTGTCTTCATCATATTTACAGAAGACGCACCAATTCACACTTGCGAAGATTGTGGTTTCTCATGCATATCGTGGGAAAACAAAATCCCAGAATGTTAGTTTAAATCCCGCCCGCCGCTTAATGCTACTTCAATTAGATAAACTCTACCAATAgcattaaagttttaaattttatggcgGCTACTACATCCAATGATGCTAGGTTTCGACTTCATTTCCAGATTTAGCCCATTCTGCTGCTTCACCATTACAAAAATGTAGATGGGAAGTTCTTTATAAAACTAAGGCTAACGCCGAGAGCAGAAAGCAACAGATGCATTTTGTAGTCCTCTTGTCATGATTAGGCATCCACATAGTTGCTATTATTGCTACTCTCATTTGAAATGGGAGGAGCCGTCCTTATCATGGTACTCTGAATCAAGGCTATCATCTACACAAGACAAGGAGAGTATGAAAGATCATTAAATGGCGAACAAAAGATATAAATCTGACAACAATTCAAATACTAGTCAAAGGAACAACTCAACTGTTGTATCAATGCccaccctcaacatgcatcaaTGATCAAGGTAATAACTTCAAAACCTACAGGCTCTAGGATGGAGAAAGATCTGAGTTCCAAGGTTTACAAACTTTTTCCTCGTGACATTAAGTTCAGTTGATCAAAGGGTGCTGTTGCACTTCTATACGCATGCTTGGTTTGTCCTTGTTGGACTTGGAGGGAGAAAAGAAAACTAAGAAAGAGAGGGAGCTACTGAAACaagatctaatttttttttaatttcttcttttcatAGATATTTTCAGCAATACAAGTCTGCAAAATATCACATAGTTTCTACCTAATCAGCTAAGAGAGCAATGAAACACCTTATTTAGAATATTAATTTTGCAAATAAATTTTCACATCTACTTTTGCAGCTGGATTTCAGAATTAAACACAAACAAAATGCACGAACTAAAATCTTGAAATTTGTAAAAAATTTGGAGTTTGAAACTAAAGTATCACTTGCTTCAACAGTCCTCATAGATTCTCTAATACAAGGTTTCAAATGAATCATCAAAAGTATACTGGTGTGGCAGTTCGTGCATCTTTAGCATCAAATTTAGGGACAGATTTGTTTTTTGCTGGGTTTGATATTAGATATACCAATGCTACTTTAGAAAAGCAAATTATGCATTGGTGTTATACAAGTGAGATATTGATACTTCCAGGTCGTATTTATAGATTATTTAGGGACAGAATGTTGCAACAAGCATCCTCGAATAATTTAGGAGTCCTTACCGATGCAAATCCAGTGCACATGATACTGAAACCAGGGAAATGAAATGGTGCTCTTTCAGATAGGAATAAAGCTGGGAAAACAATTCAACCGTATTAGCTTTGATCGACTTTTGTGCCTGACAATATTATCATTAAGCTTCCAATAACCTGTTAAAGGTGAGAACACTAGCGGAGAAACAACATTGGCAAAGGAACCAATGCCTGAGATACATCCTTGAGCCATGCCCTAGGAAGAAAAAAGGACGGAGAAAAATGATTAATATTGTTATGACAAACAGGAATGTAGGAAGGCAGGAGACCTGGGGAACTCCCGTGAACAAAAAAAATGTATGGGCTTAAAAAGAGTGCAATTCTTACATTGATCGACTACCTTACTTTTCCCAagcaaaatattattaatttttcttcttttctcattCATCACCTTGACCAGAAAAATTTTTCAACATAAACGTTGGGATCATTTAGTTTGTTCTAGAAACACTTATTTTAAAGGGATCAGAAAAACTTTTAACACTAAAATTCAGATTCCAGACATAATGTCAACACAATCTATCCACCACAACATCAAAAACCACTTTTCAAGAGTTCTACCTGCTCAGAGGTCCCAACTTGCTTTGACACAATTGTTCGCAACTGCagatcattttaaaaaatatattcagaAATTGATGTTACAATAACTTTTTGATGAGAAATGAAGTTAGAAACTCACACATGGTTGTGAAAACACAAACAAAATTGAGAGCATAGCAGCAGCATAAGGAACCTATCAGCTTTTTAAATGTTAGCAACCAAGAATTACTACAAGTAATTGAAAAAATAGACCAGAGACAAACACTAAAATTGATAAAGCTTCCCTGGTCTAAAAGAAACAGGTTCCcaaaaatgaaaggaaaagctTGCATTAGCTAGATAAGTTGAAAAGTCATACCCAGAAGGACCACGCAATGCCATTAAGAAATATCTGCATGGCAAGGTAATAATTACTATTATGTCCATGTTTAAGAAGTTGGTAGCAAAACTAATCACAAACATGCATCAGAAATAATGTCAATGGCCATTCAAAAGAAAGAAGTAGGAAACTCAGATAGTCACAATATGAACAGACGATAAATTACATAATAAAAACAAGGCACTTACATGTGCACATGTAAAAAAGAGCCCTATTGAAAGCAGTTTCCCCTCTCCTAAAGCAGGAGCCAGTATGGGCATGAGAACCAACTGCAAGATCAGTTCAACTTTGAAATCCACAAAAAAAGAATGTAgaaatataatttgaaaaagaaaaaaaaacacccACACACAAGaaaattactaaatttaaaacaCAGTGGTGCAGATTATACCTGTGAAATTGTCCCAGCAATCCCAGAAATTACCATCAAGTCAGCAAACTGATTTTTATTAAAGTGAAATTGTGCCTTTAAGTAGTACTGCATAGGGGAAAAAAATTCAACTGCTCGCTCCACATCATATTCATTTTGAATTATCAAGTACAATTGCAATAAAACAGTTAACTGACCCTTAGTTTAAATCCTAAAAGCCAAAACTTAGATCTCTATGGTATGGGCATGAATCTGTTTAGCCCTAATCCTGTTTGTGGCGCTACAGGCATATATAGGACTTCAAATCCTGGATATGCATTTACTTTCCAAAGACTTCCTAAATAAACATACATCGAGTCACATTTATATGAAACCTCTTACTGAAATCCACAACTCATACTCTCATAGTACTATGACTATAGGTCATTGCCTCCCACTCCTATGTCCTAAGTGCATTGACATACAACATTACACCATTGCAGAGGGGATCAAAGAGGGTGCACTTTCAGCTGCAAGAAGTCCTTGATAAGACACAGTCAATAAATTGGTTGTACCCTAAGACTATTCCTTACCCTCATAAGTTTGCTGTAGATCACTAACAGCAAATCCTATTCActctttttaataaataatcaaGTGCGCCCTAAATCCAGTTGTTAAGGTGTCAAAAAGAAGTTCACCAATCCTAAATTGAAGCCTAGAAAGTATAATCACAGAAACATAATTCTCCAGTATTGCCTTAAAGCCTATCATGCCCAATTGCCCATCTACGTTTGTTCATGCAATACACCTGAGTAAGGTGATTCAAGCTAAGATGGCTTGAGATTAGGAGTGCCATGAATATACTGAAGCCAGTACCTGTCACATGTTCAGAGAACTTCAACGGTACCGAAAATATTGCCATTCCTATAAATGCAAAACTAACACTGGGAAGTCCAATTTGCGTGAAATTAAGGAAGTACCATTAAGGAAGAATGAAGGCCAACTTCAGAAAGATTGATGAAAAATGCAACAACAGCAGCTTGTGACAACGTAACACTGCCAATAAACGTTTACAATATAATTACTGACATCAAAAGAAAAGGACAGCCTAGATTGATTAGTATTCTGGAAACTGAGATAATATTTCCAGAACACAACCATGCCGGTGCTGATTACAGATTTTACCCAAACTAAGTTTTAAGCAATTTAGTGAAAGAAATTCTCACTTCTTCCGGCATAAATTGATCATAAATGCGATTGTTGAAAGCTTTAAATCATAATGAAGCATTTAGAAAGGCCCACTAACCTACTTTTGAGCAAGCAAATCATATTCTCCAAGGAAGGCATGGTTTTAAAAATCTGCACGTTCTTACTTGAATTTCCAAGCGCGTCAACTTTACTCTCTCGATGGGATAGTATTGGTGTGGAAAGGCTTCCATCAACGATTGATTCCTGAAGGAAAACCCTCATGTACACTAAGGCCACAATTGCCATTGACGCCGCAACCTAATAAATACATTAATTACCCATAAATTGAATACTTCAGCTGCGttttaataagagaaaaattacAAAACAAACGGTGAGAGAGAGGGAGACCCGGAAAGTGGATGCAGTGGAGAGAAAACGAGCAGAGAGTGTTCCACAAACGAAAGCCGACGATCCAATTCCTGAAAGGATTCCAAACGCCGATGCCCGTCGCCCTTCAGGAACACCGTCTGCCTGAAAATAGTCTCAACGAATGAAAACATTTTCTTCAGTTTGGTTTGGAGAGAATACAGAAAATCAAGTTGTGACATCGGATTTGAAAGCCTGGATTTAGAATCGAGGTCTACGGCTTCCCTCCAAACTTATGGGCTGGGCTTGGATTTCCCAATCGGGCCTCTACGAGGCCAACAATATGCATCGGgacatttattatttatttataataaaatattatagcaATTAATTTCACATTATTTTTACTTTCGTTTAACTTAATCAAACATAATAATTATAtgctttaattaaatttcaaatagtaACAAACATGATAATATTGCATTcaaataattactttttttaaaaatatattttattaaaaaaagttaagctctattaattgattttttaaaattagttaatCAATACTAATTTTTAAAAGCTCTTCATTTTTCCGTTACAAAGGAAAGGAAACATAATTAAAGAGCCAGGGGCAAATTTAGTTTATAAACTGAATTAGGATCGACTGGAGTATCAATTTGAAAGCTTTGGaagaattttttcttaaaaaaagaaaagtggtGGTCCAATCAAGTGATGCCATGTAGCTCTATCCCAAAAACAAACGTAAGAATCACAATTAGAAAGAAGATAGGTTTTACCACATAAGCAAGAGCGAGGCAATGGAGACTTCCTTCGCAAACCATGGCAGTGAGAGTGCGAAGCACATAATATGCATAGAAGAAGTACCTGGTTCTGCTGTATGCCAATATGGCTGCAAccatattttcaataataatataaattcacttgaaaaaataaaaatattaattttctttttctccacACGGAAGAAGTGACAGCAAAGTTGACAAGTTGGTACTGAATTGAATTGCTTCATTCCATAGAAAGTAAAGGAATGAGACAAATTGAATTTATGGGTAATAACAAGACCCATTCATCTTGAAAACTAAATAAAAGAGCTGATTAATTTACCTAAGGGAATAATGGCAAGACCCATCGGCAAAGCAAGCAAAGCTTTCCTCCCATACTTGTCCGACAGATTTCCTACCAAAGGCATCATCACCAATGTCCCCAGCCCTATGATCTGCACAAAATCAGACTTCTCCCTTTATTGATTATCAAATATTTCATCTTGATTCTGTTGCATGTAATCACTAAACAAGCAATTCATACATTACACAGACCAGAGAGTAAAGCCAAGAATAGccagcatatatatatatataaaccacACGCATGTTTGAAAAACTTATCTGATATCCAATTTATTATTCCAGATTCAAAGCACCTATCATTTAATTTGGTTGCAGAGGAAAcagagatgatgatgatgacaaGAGAAATAGACAAGAGCACCAACCGCTTGTTGAAATCCGCTGAGAAAAATGGCGAGAGAGCACTCAACTTGTCCAGGACAAATTGCAGCCATAGTAACATCGGTCATGGCTGGAACCACCATGAACGTCGAGAAGTTATATAGAAAAACTGTCAAGAAGAGATGGCTTAACTTTTCCATTGCtcctttcttctctctctcttgctTTGGTTAGCTTTAATTAGCTCCAAAGAAGAGAACGAAAGAGCAACTAAAGTGGAAGATCCAACACGCAAAGAATTTCCATGAATATAACAAGAAAGAAATGGGTGCTTCTgtgtttgtttttgtttttgtctTTGAGTTTAGACTAAAGTATATGGTCATTAATCTCAGTGCCACTCTCCCAAAATGCCTAAAAATAGAGGGGTGGAGGTCAATTTTTGTTTCTTTCACAAATGCTCAAGAAAGTTTATAAAAGGGTAAGCTTACCTCAAATAAACTAGCTCTTCCTATGTTGTGTTTTAGGATGTAAGAGAACAGGGACGATGGTGACAGACAGGGTGAGACACAGAGGCATGCTTAGCTGCTAAACTATGTGTTCGCAGGAAAAAGAAGGTCGTTGGGTCACGCACAGGGTGTGGTCAGGTTGATTGCGGGTAACACAAGTTTCACGTAAACCAACAGCCGAAGTCCGCCGAAGGATTTGCGTTGGGCTTGGCTGGGCCTTCTACTACATCTCTATTCTCAACCTTATCAACCATTtgtccttttcttcttcttacacGTTCTTTTTTTGGCCAACTATGTTATTTTTTGACCGACCATCTGTCACTTATTTATATTAACTTAATTCTCTTCAATTAGTGAACTCTGTTTGAAACTGAGATCACCTGAAACTAACTGCGTCTGAATTCAACCTGATGACTACATTAGACTAACATTTGCAAATTAGAAGAGAGTGTATTTGAGTTGGTGAGTTATGAGATGTGGCGGTCGGAATTGGCAGTTTGTCCATGCTGTTTCATATGGAGTAAACAAGGGCATGTCTTAGTGAAATTGAAGGGATCTGaagctaaattaaattaaaagtcaTACTTGTTAAACCAAGAAATGAAGATCAATTGTCGTTGGTAAAAttgattttctgtttgtttctaCTGAAAATGAGACCTGGGCCTGgtaactttctttcttttagaTTTCAGGCTTAGCTAAAAGGGCCCTGGGACATCTCATGATTCCAGTTTAGCCCATTTCTTAGCAACAGTGACATCCTCAAAGGCCTTTTTCTAATTCCGGGTGTGAGCTACtacaaagaaaataataagaaaaaaaattattatttaattttttatgttaagtaaatttattagttgaattttaaaaaataaattaaaatatttttaatattttaaaaaatttattaaaattttaaaaatattttattatttaatttttataatataaaaaaatttattaactaactgttcaatttataaaaaaatcattgatcaatccttttgcattaaaattttctacgatatttaataattgaaattaataaaaaaattaaataatgcatttttaaattattataaatattttaatatattttttaaataattaaactaattaataaattttgtaaaatttcatACAATAAAAATGCCGTATTCGACGTGTGTCTTCCTCAATCACAGTCGTATAGACATTAGAATAAGAATCCCGAGAGCAGCCTTTTGTTCAACTAGATTTTTAGAaaaacaatttatttaaataatcaaatagAACATTAATCTTAatcaatatattaataaattgaaaatcagtatattttcataatttggactcttatttgtaatttttattaatttatttggaTAATTATGCAATGTAGTAATATGTACGTAATAAATATATACAttacttaaaatattaaaattaaattgaggtaattttattatataataagtttaaaataagTATTAGCTTTTCTTAAATATTACAATCGCATCATATGCAGAACTCAAAGCTTAAGCTGATCTCCAGAATTATA
This genomic window contains:
- the LOC110606068 gene encoding hippocampus abundant transcript-like protein 1, with the protein product MEKLSHLFLTVFLYNFSTFMVVPAMTDVTMAAICPGQVECSLAIFLSGFQQAIIGLGTLVMMPLVGNLSDKYGRKALLALPMGLAIIPLAILAYSRTRYFFYAYYVLRTLTAMVCEGSLHCLALAYVADGVPEGRRASAFGILSGIGSSAFVCGTLSARFLSTASTFRVAASMAIVALVYMRVFLQESIVDGSLSTPILSHRESKVDALGNSSKNVQIFKTMPSLENMICLLKSSVTLSQAAVVAFFINLSEVGLHSSLMYYLKAQFHFNKNQFADLMVISGIAGTISQLVLMPILAPALGEGKLLSIGLFFTCAHIFLNGIAWSFWVPYAAAMLSILFVFSQPCLRTIVSKQVGTSEQGMAQGCISGIGSFANVVSPLVFSPLTALFLSERAPFHFPGFSIMCTGFASMIALIQSTMIRTAPPISNESSNNSNYVDA